In Psychrilyobacter piezotolerans, the following are encoded in one genomic region:
- a CDS encoding TIGR03905 family TSCPD domain-containing protein, which yields MQTFTTSGVCAKTIDFKIEDGVLQNVKFNGGCPGNAIGLSAVVEGMKIQDVITRLEGIGCREKTTSCPDQLAKALKEFIK from the coding sequence ATGCAAACATTTACAACTAGTGGAGTATGTGCTAAAACAATAGATTTTAAAATAGAAGACGGTGTCTTACAAAATGTAAAATTCAACGGTGGATGTCCTGGGAATGCAATAGGGTTGTCTGCTGTGGTAGAGGGAATGAAGATACAGGATGTAATAACTAGATTAGAGGGAATTGGGTGCAGAGAAAAGACTACATCATGTCCTGATCAACTGGCAAAAGCATTGAAAGAGTTTATAAAATAA
- the rsmB gene encoding 16S rRNA (cytosine(967)-C(5))-methyltransferase RsmB, with product MSLKMDIIGLLSQYEHGKFSNILLNDYFKEKETELPGLTRGEKGFITEVFYGVIRNVMFLDYSIDKRVKSIDKLWVRNLLRLSMYQIHFMDSDDAGVVYEGVEVAKLRGGTFIGSFVNGVLRSFIREKDEDIEKLLEEGREDIVLSYPKWFFDEIKWEHKENYLEILKSYKKIPNISVKINKLNYNEEDFLGLLEIKGIKILKKVEDVYYIDSGMILETSEFKRGQITVQDGSSFLAAKYLDPQPGERILDTCSAPGGKSMAMAEMMGNEGEIVALDIHEHKLKLIESRTKQMGIDIVHPELMDARLVDAEFGAESFDRVLVDAPCSGFGVIRKKPEVLYTKKMKNVQELAKLQLDILNAAAKVVKVGGTLVYSTCTILNKENLENVTRFLKTNPNFEVEKVEISPNVNGSFDKLGGLNIFDEFLDGFYMIKLKKIEK from the coding sequence TTGAGTTTAAAAATGGATATAATAGGGTTATTATCGCAGTATGAGCATGGAAAATTTTCAAATATATTATTGAATGATTATTTTAAAGAGAAGGAAACAGAACTTCCGGGATTAACTCGTGGGGAAAAAGGATTTATTACTGAAGTATTTTATGGAGTTATTAGAAATGTAATGTTTTTGGATTATTCAATAGATAAAAGAGTGAAAAGTATAGATAAATTGTGGGTAAGAAACTTACTTAGATTATCTATGTACCAGATACACTTTATGGACTCAGATGATGCAGGAGTAGTTTATGAAGGGGTAGAGGTAGCTAAGTTAAGAGGCGGAACATTCATAGGAAGTTTTGTAAACGGTGTACTTAGATCATTTATCAGGGAAAAAGATGAAGATATAGAAAAATTATTAGAAGAGGGAAGGGAAGACATAGTTTTATCGTATCCAAAATGGTTCTTCGATGAGATTAAGTGGGAACATAAGGAAAATTATTTAGAGATACTGAAATCTTATAAAAAAATTCCAAATATAAGTGTAAAAATAAATAAATTAAACTACAATGAGGAAGATTTTTTAGGATTATTAGAGATTAAAGGTATAAAAATATTAAAAAAAGTAGAAGATGTTTATTATATAGATTCAGGAATGATATTAGAAACTAGTGAATTCAAAAGAGGTCAGATTACAGTCCAGGATGGATCTTCATTCTTAGCTGCTAAATACTTAGATCCTCAACCAGGGGAAAGAATATTGGATACCTGCAGTGCTCCTGGAGGTAAGTCTATGGCTATGGCAGAGATGATGGGAAATGAAGGTGAAATAGTAGCCTTAGATATCCATGAGCATAAGCTGAAATTAATTGAAAGCAGAACTAAGCAAATGGGGATAGATATAGTTCATCCTGAGCTCATGGATGCCAGATTAGTAGACGCAGAATTTGGTGCGGAGTCTTTTGACAGGGTATTGGTAGACGCTCCATGCAGTGGTTTTGGAGTAATAAGAAAAAAACCTGAAGTACTTTATACTAAGAAGATGAAAAATGTACAGGAATTAGCTAAATTACAGCTGGATATATTAAATGCCGCTGCTAAAGTGGTAAAAGTAGGAGGAACTCTGGTATATAGTACTTGTACTATCCTTAATAAGGAAAATCTTGAAAATGTAACTAGATTTTTGAAGACAAATCCTAACTTTGAGGTGGAAAAAGTAGAAATATCTCCTAATGTAAATGGAAGTTTTGATAAATTGGGCGGACTTAATATATTCGATGAATTTTTAGACGGATTCTATATGATTAAATTAAAGAAAATAGAAAAATAG
- a CDS encoding IS3 family transposase, which produces MKLEIPTCMNYYYNHRYQWNLKKMPPVQYRSHLLSVA; this is translated from the coding sequence ATAAAATTAGAAATCCCAACATGCATGAATTATTATTACAACCATAGGTATCAATGGAACTTAAAAAAGATGCCTCCCGTGCAGTACAGGAGTCATCTTTTATCAGTAGCCTAA
- a CDS encoding DUF1294 domain-containing protein yields MKYVYIYIGIINMLTFLIFGIDKYKAKKDYSRVSEKALFFLCFIGGGIGGFIGMYTFRHKTRKWYFNLLVPISIVTAVYSWYHFYKVLMNN; encoded by the coding sequence ATGAAATATGTGTATATTTATATAGGTATTATTAATATGTTAACTTTTTTAATTTTTGGAATAGACAAGTATAAGGCTAAAAAAGACTATTCCAGGGTATCGGAAAAAGCATTATTTTTCCTCTGCTTTATAGGCGGTGGAATAGGTGGATTTATCGGGATGTATACCTTTAGACATAAAACGAGAAAATGGTATTTTAATCTGTTGGTGCCAATATCCATAGTAACAGCAGTTTACAGCTGGTATCATTTTTACAAAGTCTTAATGAACAACTAA
- a CDS encoding FKBP-type peptidyl-prolyl cis-trans isomerase produces MKIENGKKVTLEFVLRDDKGNLLDKTTKGDELNFTYGDEAVVIGLEEALLGKKAGDKFNVKITPDKGYGEYDENLTIEMAIEDFDGMGLYEGLEFEADTDEGVGVFTIKEVISEEDKVIVDGNHPYAGMTLNFEIKVIKVK; encoded by the coding sequence ATGAAGATAGAAAATGGGAAAAAAGTAACTTTAGAGTTTGTATTGAGAGATGATAAGGGGAATTTATTGGATAAAACTACCAAGGGTGATGAGTTAAATTTTACCTATGGTGATGAAGCTGTGGTTATAGGGCTGGAAGAAGCTCTTTTAGGAAAAAAAGCAGGAGATAAATTTAATGTGAAAATAACTCCCGATAAAGGGTACGGAGAGTATGATGAAAATCTTACCATTGAGATGGCCATAGAAGATTTTGATGGGATGGGCCTTTACGAAGGATTGGAATTTGAAGCTGACACAGATGAAGGTGTAGGAGTTTTCACAATAAAGGAGGTTATCTCAGAGGAAGATAAAGTCATCGTAGACGGGAATCATCCCTATGCAGGAATGACCCTTAATTTTGAGATAAAAGTAATAAAGGTAAAGTAA
- a CDS encoding Na/Pi cotransporter family protein, with protein sequence MGNALNIMLNVVGGLGIFLYGMENMAHAMQKVAGDKLKNVIAIVTKNRFLGVLVGIIITILVQSSSVTTVMVIGFVNASLMNLTQALGVILGANIGTTAVGWLLILKVGKYGLPLAGIGAIIGMFAKTEKGKEKSKLMMGIGLIFFGMELMKNGFEPLRAMPEFVEMFQKFHVTGIGSAFLVAMVGAFLTAVVQASAATLGITIMLASQGLIDAQTGVAIVMGLNVGTTITAFLASFGAKANAKRAAYAHTIINIFGLLWVLPIYGIYTNMIGHIVDPSVNISGFLAAAHTIFNVTNAILFIFLLTPLANFLKKLIPDDEVKVKKYTHLDVRMLETPTLAIEQTKAEVGSIGEDIKLSLEMVKKVIDKNLSKNSDEIAEVFRIEEKADMVQKEVAELNSQILGLDIEQHFVMVTRKNIAICDQYESLTDYAERIMKVYSRLKENDLVLNKYKKEDIFMLHDAVADFFELVNNAYITNNADITMEAVKKSTDITNMYRKARKSHLDRMAREKPKPMLSTGHMDILNYYRRLSDHMLTVVEIMNI encoded by the coding sequence ATGGGGAATGCATTGAATATAATGCTGAATGTAGTTGGTGGATTAGGAATTTTCTTATATGGAATGGAAAATATGGCTCATGCAATGCAAAAAGTAGCGGGAGATAAATTAAAAAATGTAATTGCAATTGTGACTAAAAACAGGTTTTTAGGTGTTTTAGTGGGAATAATAATTACAATTTTAGTTCAATCTTCATCTGTAACGACAGTTATGGTAATTGGATTTGTAAATGCCAGTTTGATGAACCTGACTCAAGCTTTAGGGGTTATTTTGGGAGCCAATATAGGAACTACTGCTGTAGGTTGGCTGCTTATTTTGAAAGTAGGGAAATATGGACTTCCTTTAGCAGGGATCGGTGCTATCATCGGAATGTTTGCCAAAACTGAAAAAGGCAAAGAAAAATCAAAATTAATGATGGGAATAGGTTTGATATTCTTTGGAATGGAGCTTATGAAAAATGGGTTTGAGCCCCTTAGAGCTATGCCTGAATTTGTTGAAATGTTTCAAAAATTCCATGTAACAGGAATAGGAAGTGCATTTTTAGTAGCTATGGTAGGAGCTTTCTTAACTGCAGTGGTACAAGCTTCGGCAGCTACTTTAGGAATTACTATAATGTTAGCCAGTCAAGGGTTGATCGATGCACAAACTGGTGTAGCTATAGTGATGGGATTAAATGTCGGAACTACTATTACGGCATTTTTAGCATCATTTGGAGCCAAAGCTAATGCAAAAAGAGCAGCTTATGCACATACGATTATTAATATTTTTGGACTGTTATGGGTACTTCCGATATATGGAATATATACTAATATGATAGGTCATATTGTAGACCCTAGTGTAAATATAAGTGGTTTTTTAGCAGCGGCTCATACAATCTTTAATGTTACCAATGCAATCTTATTTATATTTTTGCTGACACCACTGGCTAATTTTTTAAAGAAATTAATCCCAGATGATGAGGTGAAGGTAAAAAAATATACACATCTAGATGTGAGGATGCTGGAAACTCCTACTTTAGCCATTGAACAGACAAAGGCAGAGGTAGGTTCTATAGGTGAGGATATAAAATTATCTTTAGAGATGGTAAAAAAAGTAATAGATAAAAATCTTTCAAAAAATTCTGATGAAATAGCAGAGGTATTTAGAATTGAAGAAAAAGCAGATATGGTTCAAAAAGAAGTAGCGGAATTAAATTCACAAATTTTAGGACTAGATATAGAACAGCACTTTGTTATGGTTACAAGAAAAAATATAGCTATCTGTGACCAATATGAGTCTTTAACTGACTATGCTGAGAGAATTATGAAAGTATATTCCAGGTTAAAAGAAAATGATTTAGTTCTCAATAAATATAAAAAAGAAGATATCTTTATGCTGCATGATGCAGTAGCGGATTTCTTTGAGTTGGTAAACAATGCATATATAACAAATAATGCAGATATAACAATGGAAGCGGTAAAAAAATCTACTGATATTACCAACATGTATAGAAAAGCTAGAAAGAGTCATCTAGACAGAATGGCACGAGAAAAGCCAAAACCTATGTTGAGTACGGGACATATGGATATATTAAATTACTATAGACGTTTAAGTGACCATATGTTAACAGTAGTAGAGATAATGAATATATAG
- a CDS encoding O-methyltransferase codes for MIDDLIKANEYVISKIKENNEVILEMEEYAKEHNVPIVTKEVAEYLKFMIKSNKSKNILEVGTAIGYSGSVMLQGNEDVTITTIEIDEDRYNEARVNFEKMGYSSRVNQILGDALVEIPKLDDTFDFIFIDAAKGKYMDFYKDSYKLLKKDGIIFIDNIMFRGYLYNEYPKRFKTIVRKLNEFIEYLHENEDFVLLPFGDGIGLVYNRGDKKHK; via the coding sequence ATGATAGATGATTTAATAAAAGCAAATGAGTATGTAATTTCTAAAATCAAAGAAAATAATGAAGTTATTCTTGAGATGGAAGAATATGCAAAAGAACATAATGTACCCATCGTTACAAAGGAAGTGGCAGAGTATCTGAAATTTATGATTAAATCCAATAAGAGTAAAAATATATTAGAAGTTGGAACAGCTATTGGATATTCAGGAAGTGTAATGCTGCAGGGGAATGAAGATGTCACTATTACAACCATAGAGATAGATGAAGACAGATACAATGAAGCTCGTGTTAACTTTGAAAAGATGGGATATAGTTCCAGAGTAAATCAAATTTTAGGAGATGCTCTTGTAGAGATCCCGAAATTAGATGATACTTTTGATTTTATCTTTATCGATGCAGCCAAGGGAAAATATATGGATTTTTATAAAGATTCTTATAAATTATTGAAAAAAGACGGGATAATATTCATAGATAACATCATGTTTAGGGGGTATCTATACAATGAATACCCTAAAAGATTTAAGACTATAGTAAGAAAATTAAATGAATTTATCGAATATTTACATGAAAATGAAGATTTTGTACTTCTGCCTTTTGGAGATGGAATTGGCCTGGTATACAACAGAGGAGACAAAAAACATAAATAA
- a CDS encoding AMP-dependent synthetase/ligase, whose protein sequence is MKTLKECILKAREKYKKGIFVKSTLRNYTYDEIIEKVLKWAGYLTKIGIKKGDRIGIITPKSVEQLKSLYAVWMAGGIVVPINENSREAELKFILEDATPKVILTISSLEEKIKNIYPEARIVLLEKLDELSKGSIYREECETNSEDTGALIYTSGSTGNPKGVMLTHKNLVSNGKSIVNIKKLTTDDCLYSILPYWHSFSLAVEVIGSISSGSSLGFTENSKNFVGNIPLFNPTIILAVPRILEIIKGSIEKQVKNAGAESLKSYEKLLQVAPFVKGDRFDFIPNEEYRQIYDILDKKLLVKIRSVFGENLKEFISGGAALDINLQRYFGYLGIPVMQGYGLSEATPVVSVDSLEDYCYGSSGNLLEWLTDQPFGDFTFLDELGNRGKDLKGELLLKGSCVMKGYWNHRDESAKVIKDGWLHTGDTGYYKGRKLYISGRKTNMIVLKGGENIHPEFIENELKKSDFIDDVMVIGDGCKNLYACLTVPENYDGVHEGELNILLKSEVKRLTSHLVPYQKPKDILLVSRFTVEDETYTGTMKVRRHMVNKREGKKIHRFLEEAGEKTDSGDFKN, encoded by the coding sequence ATGAAAACATTAAAAGAATGTATACTCAAAGCAAGGGAGAAATATAAAAAGGGTATATTTGTCAAATCAACTTTGAGAAATTATACATATGATGAAATAATAGAAAAAGTTTTAAAATGGGCTGGATATTTAACGAAAATAGGGATAAAAAAAGGAGACAGGATAGGAATAATAACTCCTAAATCTGTGGAGCAGTTAAAATCCCTTTATGCCGTATGGATGGCAGGAGGAATTGTTGTTCCCATAAATGAAAATAGCAGGGAGGCGGAATTAAAGTTTATACTGGAGGATGCAACTCCTAAAGTTATTTTAACAATTTCTTCATTGGAGGAAAAAATTAAAAATATCTATCCAGAGGCAAGGATTGTTCTGCTGGAAAAATTAGATGAATTATCTAAAGGTTCAATCTATAGAGAGGAATGTGAAACTAATTCAGAAGATACCGGAGCTCTGATATATACCAGTGGTTCTACCGGGAACCCAAAAGGTGTAATGCTTACTCATAAAAATTTGGTTAGTAATGGAAAGTCTATTGTTAATATAAAAAAATTAACAACCGATGACTGCCTCTATTCGATCCTGCCCTATTGGCATAGTTTTTCCCTGGCTGTAGAAGTTATAGGGTCTATAAGCAGTGGATCCAGCCTGGGATTTACAGAAAATTCAAAGAATTTCGTTGGAAACATCCCTCTATTTAACCCTACTATAATACTGGCTGTGCCCAGGATACTGGAAATAATAAAGGGAAGTATAGAAAAGCAGGTAAAAAATGCTGGAGCAGAATCACTGAAAAGCTATGAAAAATTGTTACAAGTTGCACCATTTGTAAAGGGGGATAGGTTTGATTTTATTCCCAATGAAGAATATAGACAGATCTATGATATCTTGGATAAAAAATTATTGGTGAAAATCAGATCTGTTTTTGGAGAAAATCTCAAAGAATTTATCTCTGGAGGAGCGGCACTGGATATAAATCTCCAAAGATATTTTGGTTATTTAGGAATACCTGTGATGCAGGGGTATGGGCTCTCTGAAGCTACACCAGTTGTCAGTGTAGATAGTTTAGAGGACTACTGTTACGGGAGTTCTGGAAACTTATTGGAGTGGCTGACAGATCAGCCATTTGGTGATTTCACCTTTTTAGATGAATTGGGAAATAGAGGGAAAGATCTTAAGGGGGAGCTGCTTTTAAAGGGCAGCTGTGTTATGAAAGGGTATTGGAATCATAGGGATGAAAGTGCCAAAGTTATAAAGGATGGCTGGCTCCATACTGGGGATACAGGTTATTATAAGGGGAGAAAATTATATATAAGCGGCAGAAAAACCAACATGATAGTTTTAAAAGGCGGCGAGAATATCCACCCGGAATTTATTGAGAATGAATTGAAAAAGTCAGATTTTATAGATGACGTAATGGTTATAGGAGATGGATGTAAAAATTTATATGCATGTTTGACAGTTCCAGAAAATTATGACGGAGTACATGAGGGGGAATTAAATATCTTATTGAAGAGTGAGGTGAAAAGGCTGACCAGTCACCTGGTTCCTTATCAAAAGCCTAAAGATATATTGTTGGTTTCCAGATTTACTGTAGAGGATGAAACTTACACAGGAACCATGAAGGTGCGAAGACATATGGTGAATAAAAGGGAAGGTAAAAAAATCCATAGATTTTTAGAGGAAGCGGGAGAAAAGACAGATTCCGGTGATTTTAAAAATTAA
- a CDS encoding DEAD/DEAH box helicase translates to MEKMVEFRKLGLSDKTLAALEKKGFEKPSPIQALTIPALLNGEKDVIGQAQTGTGKTAAFSLPILEKMDENKRGVKAIVLAPTRELAIQVAEEINSLKGERRLSVLPVYGGQAMDQQIRALRRGVDIVVGTPGRVQDHIRRKTLAIDNLDFFILDEADEMLNMGFVEDIETILAATNDDKKMLFFSATMPNEILKVAKKYMGEFDVMRVKATELTTKNTEQIYFEVRDGDKFEALCRVVDVEVDFYGIVFCRTKNDVDGVVSKLIERGYEAEGIHGDISQAQRERTLRKFKTKNINILVATDVAARGIDVNDLTHVINYSIPQEAEAYVHRIGRTGRAGKKGVAITFVTPREMGKLSRIKRVANAEIRKSTIPEIEEVLKAKKESLYACVGEIIAEKDFSVYSEMATELSVESNPIDVIAALLRHVYDDEFDKETYRKIRNNMRSNERGDRGDRRDRDDRRDGRRDDRGGRQTLDNQTRLFIGMGKKDNLDAKKLLAIVNKEAKVPGRKIKDIKIMNEFSFMTVPFSEAEDIIHALNATRKGGRPLVEKAKN, encoded by the coding sequence ATGGAAAAAATGGTAGAATTTAGAAAATTAGGATTGTCGGATAAGACATTAGCAGCGTTAGAAAAAAAAGGATTTGAAAAGCCAAGTCCAATACAGGCACTTACTATCCCGGCTCTTCTTAACGGTGAAAAAGATGTAATCGGTCAAGCACAGACTGGAACAGGTAAAACAGCAGCTTTCTCATTACCTATCTTAGAAAAGATGGATGAGAACAAAAGAGGAGTAAAGGCAATAGTTTTAGCTCCTACAAGAGAGTTAGCTATCCAAGTAGCAGAAGAGATCAACTCTTTAAAAGGTGAAAGAAGATTATCAGTACTTCCAGTATATGGTGGACAAGCTATGGACCAACAGATCAGAGCTCTTAGAAGAGGAGTAGATATCGTAGTTGGAACTCCAGGAAGAGTACAAGACCATATCAGAAGAAAAACTTTAGCGATAGATAACTTAGATTTCTTCATCTTAGATGAAGCAGATGAGATGTTAAACATGGGATTCGTAGAGGATATCGAAACTATCTTAGCAGCAACTAACGATGATAAGAAAATGTTATTCTTCTCAGCAACTATGCCTAACGAAATTTTAAAAGTAGCTAAAAAATATATGGGTGAATTTGATGTAATGAGAGTTAAAGCCACTGAGCTTACAACTAAAAATACAGAACAAATTTACTTTGAAGTAAGAGATGGAGATAAATTCGAAGCTCTTTGCAGAGTTGTAGATGTAGAAGTAGACTTCTACGGAATCGTATTCTGTAGAACTAAAAATGATGTAGATGGTGTAGTAAGCAAACTTATCGAAAGAGGATATGAAGCTGAAGGAATCCATGGAGATATATCACAAGCCCAAAGAGAAAGAACTCTTAGAAAATTCAAAACTAAAAACATAAATATCTTAGTAGCTACAGACGTAGCAGCAAGAGGAATAGATGTAAATGACCTTACTCATGTAATCAACTATTCTATACCACAAGAAGCTGAGGCATATGTACATAGAATCGGTAGAACTGGTAGAGCAGGTAAAAAAGGTGTGGCTATAACATTTGTTACTCCTAGAGAGATGGGAAAATTAAGCAGAATCAAAAGAGTAGCTAATGCAGAGATCAGAAAATCAACTATCCCTGAAATAGAGGAAGTTTTAAAAGCTAAGAAAGAAAGTTTATACGCTTGTGTAGGAGAGATCATTGCAGAGAAAGATTTCTCAGTATACTCTGAAATGGCAACTGAATTATCTGTAGAAAGTAATCCTATAGATGTAATCGCAGCTCTATTAAGACATGTATATGATGATGAATTCGATAAGGAAACTTATAGAAAAATCAGAAACAACATGAGATCAAATGAAAGAGGCGATAGAGGCGATAGAAGAGATAGAGATGATAGAAGAGATGGAAGAAGAGATGATAGAGGCGGTAGACAAACTCTAGATAACCAGACTAGATTATTTATCGGAATGGGTAAAAAAGACAACTTAGATGCTAAAAAATTATTAGCTATAGTTAATAAGGAAGCTAAAGTTCCAGGAAGAAAGATCAAAGATATCAAAATCATGAATGAATTTTCATTTATGACGGTTCCGTTTTCTGAAGCAGAGGATATTATCCATGCATTAAACGCTACTAGAAAAGGTGGAAGACCATTAGTAGAAAAAGCTAAGAACTAA
- the mltG gene encoding endolytic transglycosylase MltG has product MKTIKIFTFSIVIIFFLGMSTYYYEIHMKKVDIKKEVEFARGESVGEFLDKVGIKQDIFLKIYFRVSGVSSEIKAGYYKLDREYTISEFFKILKEGRFQMIKVTIPEGFTVEQIKKLLISKGMITEVEFQKILKEVKFPYPTPNNNFEGYFFPETYYFAMGSNPRVIIDTILGEFLREFPVENYGKNEKDKQNFYEKLILASIIEREAVLDIEKPLIASVFYNRIKKGMRLESDATVNYIFGYEKRRIYYKDLKIESPYNTYRNHGLPLAPIGNPGSLAIEASLNPASTGYYFFVATYDGTNSHHFTKTYREHVNYQKENKNKPK; this is encoded by the coding sequence ATGAAAACGATAAAAATATTTACATTTAGTATAGTGATAATATTTTTTTTGGGAATGAGCACCTATTATTATGAAATCCATATGAAAAAAGTAGATATAAAAAAAGAGGTTGAATTTGCAAGGGGAGAAAGTGTAGGAGAGTTTTTGGATAAAGTTGGGATAAAACAAGACATTTTTTTAAAGATATATTTTAGAGTATCAGGGGTGTCCAGTGAGATAAAGGCCGGGTATTATAAGTTAGACAGGGAATATACAATATCAGAGTTTTTTAAGATCTTAAAAGAAGGGCGTTTTCAGATGATCAAAGTGACCATTCCAGAGGGATTTACAGTGGAACAGATAAAAAAACTCTTAATATCTAAGGGAATGATCACTGAGGTGGAATTTCAAAAAATCTTAAAGGAAGTTAAATTTCCATACCCTACTCCTAACAATAACTTTGAAGGATATTTTTTTCCTGAAACATATTATTTCGCTATGGGATCAAATCCCAGGGTAATAATAGATACCATCTTAGGAGAGTTTTTAAGGGAATTCCCGGTAGAGAACTACGGAAAAAATGAAAAAGATAAACAGAATTTTTATGAAAAACTGATCTTAGCCTCAATTATAGAAAGGGAAGCGGTATTGGATATAGAAAAACCTCTGATTGCATCGGTATTTTACAACAGGATAAAGAAAGGGATGAGGCTGGAATCTGATGCCACGGTAAACTATATATTTGGATATGAAAAAAGAAGGATCTACTATAAAGATCTCAAGATAGAATCTCCGTATAATACCTATCGAAATCATGGATTGCCCCTTGCTCCCATTGGAAACCCTGGAAGTTTAGCTATAGAAGCTAGTCTGAACCCCGCCAGTACAGGATATTATTTTTTTGTAGCCACATATGATGGGACAAATAGTCATCATTTTACAAAGACATACAGGGAACATGTGAACTATCAGAAAGAGAATAAGAATAAACCAAAATAG
- the dapF gene encoding diaminopimelate epimerase: MRFEKYHGLGNDFIIVGEGEIGTDLKYSELAKNICDRKTGIGADGLIIVSKDENNNNEMIFYNADGSFDTMCGNGFRCFCLYLKNHNLISKDDLVVRTGAGILEAKIINSDPFMVKVNMGRENYHHESIKFNSQRELFNENIVVEGKEFHITSLFMGTTHTVVFVEDISNEFVDKYGPLINDFNFFPIDTSVNFCKIEEGKLRIKTWERGVGRTLACGTGSCASAIVAKRLDLMGDNVVVQHLLGDLEIELGEDVYMIGTGVKIASGHFENQQ; encoded by the coding sequence ATGAGGTTTGAAAAATATCATGGATTGGGAAATGATTTTATCATTGTAGGTGAAGGAGAGATAGGGACAGATTTAAAATATTCTGAACTGGCTAAAAATATTTGTGACAGGAAGACTGGTATTGGTGCTGATGGGTTAATTATTGTTTCTAAAGATGAAAACAATAATAATGAAATGATCTTTTATAATGCTGACGGAAGTTTTGATACTATGTGTGGAAATGGATTTAGATGTTTTTGTCTTTATTTAAAAAATCACAATTTAATAAGTAAAGATGATTTAGTAGTTAGAACAGGGGCGGGAATTTTAGAAGCGAAAATTATCAACTCCGATCCCTTTATGGTAAAGGTTAATATGGGAAGGGAAAATTATCATCACGAGTCCATTAAATTTAATTCTCAAAGGGAGTTATTTAATGAAAATATAGTGGTAGAGGGAAAAGAATTTCATATCACTTCTTTATTTATGGGAACTACTCATACTGTAGTTTTTGTAGAGGATATTTCCAATGAATTTGTAGATAAATACGGTCCCCTTATAAATGACTTTAATTTTTTTCCAATAGATACCAGTGTTAATTTTTGTAAGATAGAGGAAGGTAAATTAAGGATAAAAACATGGGAGAGAGGAGTCGGACGGACACTGGCATGCGGGACAGGAAGCTGTGCATCAGCAATTGTAGCTAAAAGACTGGATCTTATGGGAGATAATGTGGTGGTTCAGCATTTATTGGGAGACTTGGAGATTGAACTGGGAGAAGATGTATATATGATAGGAACTGGAGTTAAGATAGCTTCCGGTCATTTTGAAAATCAACAATAA